The Nitrobacter hamburgensis X14 genome contains the following window.
TCAGCGGCAAGCCGTGAATCCAGCCATGCCCGCCCGAGCGCCGCAGCGGAACGGTCTGGCCCTGGCGGGTCCGCAGCATGGCGCGCAGCCCCTCCCAGAACATCGCTGCGCCGACGCCGGACAGCAGCACCATGTAGGACAGCGCGATCAAGAGATCGAGCTGGCCCAGCGAGCGCAGGAGCGTGAAGGTCCAGACGCCGAGCATGGTTCCGGCCATGGCGCCGCTGAGCAACACCAGCGCGAGTATCGGATCGATCGCGCGCTTGCGCCAATAGGATAGGGCGCCGGAGAAGGAGGAGGCGGCGATGTGGCTGGCGACCGTTGCAACGGCAACCGCCGGCGCGATACCGACGAAGATCAGCAGCGGCGTCATCAGGAAGCCGCCGCCGATGCCGAACATGCCGGATACGAAACCCACCGCCGCGCCCATCGCCAGGATGAGGAACACGTTGACCGGAAGATCGGCGATCGGGAGATAGAGCTGCACGCGCGTTCATTTCGAATTTGACCGCGGCCGGCCGGCGCCTTCCGCAGCATGGACCGTCAGTCGCGGCGCGGTCGCTGGGCCGCGTCTCCTGCATAACCGAAATCATCAGCGGCAGGGGTTAAAGAATTCGGGACGGCCCGGCTTTTCCGCCCGACTACCCGATCAGGTCCGAAGGTGGTGAATTAATTAGAGCGTTTTCGAGCGAAGCGGGTACCGGTTCGCGTCAAGAAAACGCGTCAAATCAAAATCATAGAGCCCGCTTCTGATTCCATCAGAAGCGAAAACGCTCTAGCAGGCTGTTGAAGAAGTTTCCCACGGAGACGGATATGGAATGGAGTCAGCGTGATCTGCGGGCGGCGCCACCATCAGGGTCCTGATCGAGCATCTTGACGGTGCACGACTTGTGTTTCACGCGGCGGCTGCCAGGAGTTTGGGCAAGCGGATCAGGTTGTAGGCCGCCAGCGCCAGGGTGAAGGTGGCGTTGACGCGGTCGCGGCCTCGCAGCTTGATCTTGGCAAGTCCGGCGGAGGCCTTGATCCAGCCGAACACCTCCTCGATGCGCTTGCGACAGCGTTGGCTGACGGCATATCCGGCATGACGGAGAGTCCTCTGGTCGATCGCGGTCTTGCGCGGCTTTCCGGTCTTGCTCAAATGCCCGTCGATGGCGATGTGCGGCGTGACCGAACGCCGTCTTAAGTCCTCGACGAATGCGGTGACGTCATAGGCCTTGTCGGCGCCCAGCGTGATCCGCCGCTCGCTTTGGCCGCGGTGGCAGTCGATCAGCGCCAACGCCTGATCCCGCTCCGCCGTTCCGGTCGCCCGGCTCACGCCACCCAGCACCGCCAGTCCGTTGCGGTTCTCCATCAGGGCATGGCCGATGTAGCAAAGCTTCGCCGGCTGGCCGCCGCCCTTCTTATAGAGCCGTGCCTCGGGATCGGTCGTGCTCTGATGCGTCTCGTTGCAGCGCTTCTCGTTGTGGAAACTGCGCTCGGCGTTGCGTCCCGGTCCATCACTGTCCTGGTCACCGCCGTCCTTGCGCCGGAAGCTCTTGATCGATGCCCACGCCTCGATCAGCGTGCCGTCGACCGAAAAATGCTCGCTTGATAACAGCCGCTTGACCTGGTGCTGCCCCATCAGCGCGTTCAAGAACTTCGCGGCGATCTCACCTTCAAGCAATCGGTCGCGGTTCTTCGAGAAGGTCGAGTGGTCCCCACACCGGGTCGTCCACGCCCAAGCCCACGAACCAGCGCAACAGCAGGTCGAACTCCAGCCGCTCCATCAACTGCCGTTCCGAGCGGATCCCGTAGAATGCCTGCAGCAGCATTGCCCGAAGCAGCTTCTCCGGTGCGATCGAGGGACGGCCGAACGCCGTGTAGAGCTTGTCAAAGTCCCTCGACAGATCATTCAACGCCGCGTTCGCGATCTGTCGGATCGTTCGCAGCGGATGGTCGGAGCGAATCCGAGCCTCCAAGTCCACATAGCTGAACAGCGAGCCTGACCGTTCGTCGCTTCCCCGCATCGCTCCCCCCTCGACGCATCCGCATCAAGAGAATCATGCCCAGAACCGCTGCGCCAGAGACTTCTTCAACAGCCTGCTAGGATTAACGCACGGCCTGCTTGGCCATCGCAGATTTGGCCGTCGCGGACCGGGCCGTCTTGGTTTTGGCCTGGGGCATGGCGGCTGCGCCGTCCCATCCGCCGGCGGGGCTTACGACCTTGACGGCATCGTCGGGCTGGGGCTTGGGGGTGAACGTCTGGACCGCCAGCCTGGCCGCGGCAAGCGACTGCGGATCGAGGCGCTTGGCGACCTCGTCGCGCTTGCGCGCGGAATCCGCGTCGCCCTGGGCGGCGGCGAGGCTGAACCACTTGTAGGATTCCGCCAGGTTCTGTTCGATGCCGATGCCGCGGGCATAGAGGATGCCGAGATTGAACTGGCTGTCGGCGACGCCCCGCTCGGCCGCCTTGCGGAACCATTGCGCCGCGCTCGTGTAGTTGGCGCCCTTGCCGCCGCCGTCGGCGTCGAGCACGGCGAGGTTATGCATCGCCTTGGCATTGCCCCGCTCGGCCGCCTGCATGTAATAGCGCCGCGCCGCATCGACGTCCTTGCTCGCGCCGAGGCCCTTTTCGTGCAGGGTGCCGAGCCTGAACATGGCGGGCACGACGCCGGCCTGCGCCGCGCGATCGTACCATTTCGCGGCTTCGTCGTAATTGACGGCAACGCCTTTGCCTTCGGCATAGCGGACGCCGACTTCAAACGCCGCCGCGGCGTCGCCGTGGAGCGCGGCGGTCCGCAACATTGGGCCGCCGATGCTGTCGGGAAGGGATTCCGAACGGGGAATTGCGACCCGCTCGAGCGGGACGGATGTGGGCGCGACCGGGATCGTGCCGGTGACCTCAGTGGATGCGGTCTCCGGCCGGCTCAATGGCGCCGTGTCCGATGGGGATTCGGCCGGAGCCACGCTGCCGCCGGACGGCGGCGAAATCATCGACTGGCGGTCGATCGGCGTCGGCGAGGTCATCGACGGCATCGCCGGAATCGCGGTCGCGGGTGCGGGTGCGGCTTCGGCGTCGGCCGGCGGCTTTGCCGCGGTCGCGGCGACCGGGCTGGTCTCGCTGACGGCCGTGCGCGAGGTTCCATCGAACAGCGACATTGCGAGCTGGAAACTGCCGAGCACGATCGCCACCACGCTCGCTCCGACCAGCAGCGAGCGGATCTTGGAGGTGATACTGGACCCGCCTGTGGCGGGCCGCGCCGGTTCGATGGCGACCTTGGTCCGGCCAGCCTTGTCGGACGACGGCGCCGCGGCGGCCGCCGCCTGCGCGGCCCGGCGCGCCGCAGCAATGAATGATGAACCCGATTGCTCGCGCGGCGGTTCGGCGATGTCGCCGATCGCGCTTTCGGAGGCAGCGATACGCTCCGACGGCGACGCCGGGCGTCCCTCCGGACGGGTGCCGGGTTCCAGCGGATGATCGGGCGGCAGGTCCGGATCGATCGCGGGGCGCGGTTGCGGCGGGCGCACGGTTGCGGATTGCGGGCCGTGCCCCGGGTCGAAGGTGTCTCTCGAAATCAGGATGTCGCCGATCGCGCGCGGCGGGATCGACGCTGATGCCGACGCTGCCGCAGCGGGCTGCGGCGCCGCCATCTGCGACAGCACGGGGTTCGGCAATTCGGGCCTTGGCGGCAGACCCGCCGGCGGTTCCGGTATCGCGCCGCGAGCTGGCCCGGCCTGGGCCGCAGGCATCGCACGGACCGCGCGCAGGTCGCCTTCGATCATCGCCAGTCGATCGACCACATGCCCGAGCGTGTTGTGAACGGCCTCGAGTGAATCCTGAGTATGGCGGTCGGTTTCCGACTGGCAGAATCGCATCTCGGACAGTTCGCGCTTGATCGCCTCGACGACCTCGCTGTCCATGGTCGGGCCGGTGCTGCGCGGGCCGCTTTCGGTCAGCGCCGCGAGCCCGGCCTGCTGCCGTTCCAGGTGGCGCAGGATGTCCTGCAAGCCTTCCTCGACGCGCCCGAGGTTGGTTCCTGCGAGATTGGTTCCCGAATGACCGCCGGCGGTCTCCAGGCGTTCGAGCAGCAGCGAGACCCGTTGTTCGAGATGCGCCAGCGCCGATGACGAGTCGTGGCCGGCCGGCAAACTGTCGAGACGGTCGGACAGCGCCTGCACCGCCTCTTCAAGCTGCTCGGAACTGCCGCCGGAGGCGGGACGTTCGCGGTTTTCCAGGGTCGCCGTCAGCGCGGCGACGACGCGCTGTTCGAGCGCGGCGAACGAATCGCTGTTGCCCTCGGATCGACCGAGCTGATCGACTTTCGACGACAGCAGGGTGAGATCGTCGCTGAGCCGCGCCAGCGCATCGTTGGAGGCGACGTTGGAGACGATGCCGCGAAGCGCGCCGATCGCGTTCTCGAGCTGCTGCATCATGCCGCTGTCGCCGCTGCTGCGCACGATCGTATCGATCTTGTTGCCGAGATTGCGGATCGCCTCGTCGAATCCTGCAAGCTGTTCCGCCGGTTTCAGCGATCGCAGCGCGTCGTAGATCTCATTGAGGGCGCGTTCGATATTCGCCAGCGCCTGGCCATCGCTGCCGTTTTGGCGGACGTCGTCGATGCGCTGCGATAGCGAGCGAATCTCGTTTTCGATCGATTCGATCGCGCGGCGTGGCAACGCCTCGGTAATGACGTGACGAATGCCGGCAAGCTCGCTGCGGAATGCGGCGATCGACTGCTCGATCCCGTCCGGGCGCTGCAGCGATTCGATCTGGCTCGTGATCTTGAAGAGTTGCTGTTCGAGGCCGGAAAAATCCGGCGCCGGCCGCGACGTTGTCATCGCCGGCACGACCGGCGGTGAACTGCGCGGCGGCATCGCGCCTGCGCCGTCGAGCTCATGCTGGCGCGCGGCGACTTCCGCGATCGCGAATTCGAGCGAGGCGACATCGGGCCTCGGCGACCGGCTGTAGACCTCGGCTGCGGCGCGCTCGACCCTGTCGGCGCGGTGCTGCGAGTCATCTGCGGGTGCCTGGGCGGAGACCCGGGCGAGCCGGGCATCGAGCCGCGAAATGGCGTCGTTGAGCTGGCGGGCGACGGCGGGTTCGCCGCGCGTGGCCGGACTCGACAACTGATCGATCTGGCGGGTGATGGAATCGAGCCGCTGATGGATGTCCGCGACGTCGTGGTTGTCCTGGTGGCTGTCTTGGCTCGGGACCGGGGACTGCGCCAACCGGGAATCCGGCATGGCGCCGCCGACCGTGGAACTGAGCCACTCGTTCAGGGACACGCCGGCGCGCCGCGCAGCGGCTTCGGCCCGCTCGCGAACGGATGGTTCGATCCCGTCTTCGCTCCACGATCCGCGCGAATTCATGCTTTCGTCCGGTGTCCGACCGGCGCATTAGATGCGCCCTCAGGTTCCCCGCGCGGCCCTTGAATAGACAATCGAAACCGGCGCGGGTCGTCTGCCTCTGAGGCCCGACCTTTTCGTGTTACGGTAAACAACGGGTTAAGGAGTTGGGCGGCTACCGCTAAAAGTTGCATTTTTGGTGATATGGATGCCGCGGTTCCGATCCCGACGCATCCTTAGATTGTATATTTGTATAAGTACGCCCTTTGATTGATTTTTGCCTTTCTTCGCGCGCCTTGAACGCGCCGTCGTGAACTGCTGCCGACCGGCGAGCCGGGCACCTCGCGGAGGTCGGCCGCGTCGGGCGAGACGATCCAATGCATCGGCCTGACTGGGTCAAGATTGATGCAGTTGCATCGAGTGCGGTAAGCTGCCGGTGGGACACAGGGACTTCACGATGAGACGCAAACCGTCGATCGAGGCGGCCGCTGCCTGGATCCGCCTGATGCGCGTGCAGAGCCGGGTGCTGGATACGGTGGAGCATGAGTTGAAGAAGGCGGGTTTTCCGCCGCTGGCCTGCTACGACGCGCTGTTCGAATTGTCGCGCGCGCCGGCAGGCGAACTGCGGCCGGTCGAACTGGAAAAGCAGATGCTGCGGCCGCAATACGCGACCTCGCGCCTGATCGACCGCCTGGTGGACGAGGGGCTGGCGGTGCGGCGCGAATGCAAGGTCGACAAGCGCGGCCAGTTCGTCGCGATCACCGACGCCGGACGGGCGTTGCAGAAAAGGATGTGGCAGGCCTATTCGGCGGCGATCGAAAAGCATGTCGGCTCCAAACTCTCCGACGCCGACGCCACGAAGCTTTGCGGGCTGCTTGACCGGCTCGGTTGTTCCTGCAATGAGGCTCAGGCGCTTGCTGTGAGAGACGGTGCGTCCGCGCGATGATGTCTCTTTCACCTTCCGCGATTGCGGGTCATTCGGCTCAGCATTCTTTGAAACCGCCACCGCGTGCGTTCGATCGAAACGCCCCACACCGGGATCTTTCATGGCGCGTGACCAGATCGATATGACGCCGCTGCAATCACGCAACGAACTCGTGGCGTGGCTGGAAGCCGGCGTGAAGCCCGCATCCGAATTCCGCATCGGCACCGAGCACGAAAAAACTCCGTTCACGCTTCAAGGCCACGACCCCGTGCCGTACGAAGGATCGCGCGGCATCGGCGCGTTGCTCGAGGGCATGAAGCTCCTGCTCGGCTGGGAGCCGATCATGGAGCAGGGCAATATCATCGGTCTCCATGACGTCACCGGCGGCGGTGCGATCTCGCTGGAGCCGGGGGGACAGTTCGAGCTGTCGGGGGCGCCGGTCGAGACGGTGCATCAGACCCAGGCGGAGCTCGCCGCGCACCTGGCGCAGGTCAAGGAGATCGCGACACCGCTCGGCATCGGGTTTCTCGGCCTCGGCATGACGCCGTCGTGGTCGCGGGCGCAGATTCCGATGATGCCAAAGGGCCGCTACAGGATCATGAGCGGCTACATGCCGAAGGTCGGCCAGTACGGTCTCGACATGATGTTGCGAACCTGCACGGTGCAGACCAATCTCGACTTCTCGTCCGAAGCCGACATGGTCAAGAAGCTGCGGGTCTCCGTGGCGTTGCAGCCGGTCGCGACGGCGCTGTTCGCAAATTCTCCCTTCACCGAAGGCAAGCCGAACGGCTTCCTGTCGTTCCGTTCGGAAATCTGGCGCGACACCGACAACGCCCGCGCCGGCATGATCCCGTGGGCGTTCGAGGACGGCATGGGATTCGAACGCTGGGTCGACTACGCGCTCGACGTTCCCATGTATTTCGTCAAGCGCGACGAAAATTATATCGACGTGTCCGGCTCCTCGTTCCGCGATTTCTTCGACGGCAGGAACAAGGCCATCCCCGGCGAGCGGCCGACCTTGTCGGACTGGGCCAATCATCTGTCGACCATTTTCCCCGAGGTGCGATTGAAGCGCTATCTGGAAATGCGCGGCGCCGACGGCGTGCCGTGGGGACGCCTGCCCGCGCTTCCGGCGTTCTGGGTCGGATTGCTCTACGACACCACTAGCCTCGAGGCGGCCTGGGACATTGCCAAGCGCTGGAATGCGCAGGAACGCCAGGCGCTGCGCGACGACGTCTCGCGCATGGGCTTCAAGGCGCGGATCAAGGGTCGCTACCTGTTCGAAATCGCCAGGGAGTGCCTGGTGCTGGCGCATGCGGGCCTGCGCCGGCGCGGCCATGTCGATCATCTCGGCCGCGACGAGTCGCGGCATCTGGAGCCGCTCGATCAAATTCTGGATTCAGGCCGTTCTCCCGCCGAGGAGATGCTGGAGAAATTCAACGGCGCATGGGGAGGATCGGTGGAACCGGCCTACAGCGAATACGCTTTCTAGACCGGATAAAGTTCGAGGGTCGATCAACCCTGAATCAGCGATTTGACCGGCGGGTGCGCGACGGCTTCACGACGGAATCGTTCATCCACCGTACATCAAGGTGGCGATCTAATGAGCCCACTCCGCGCTCTTCCTTCAGGATACGCTGTTTTGCGGCATGTGTTGAAAGTCCATGCGTTGAAAGTCGGCCTGATCCTGCTGGCTGCGTTGTCGTCGATAGCCGGGCCAGTGGCGCCGCCGGCACATGCCCAGACCAATTTCGACCGGCCCGGCGCCGACTATCTGCGAATGCCGCTGCGGTCGGGCGATCCGGCCGATTGTGCGCTGGCGTGCGAGCGCGATCGCCGCTGCCGCGCCTGGAGCTTCAGCTATCCCAGCGAACGGTCGGAGACGGCGGTGTGCTGGCTCAAGAATGCCGTCGCGCCGCGGATCGCGAATCCGTGTTGCGTGTCCGGCGTGCGTGGCGCGGGCGTGATCGAGCGACGGATCGGTCCGGTCGAAACCTCGACCGATCGCTCCGGTGGCGACTATCGCGGCTTCGAAATCAAGAAAGACGAAAGAGCCGACGCCGACCAGATCTGCCGCCATGCGTGCGATGCCGACAGCAAGTGCCGGGCATGGACCTATGCGCGGCCGGGCTATGCCGGAAAAGCCGCGCGATGTTTCCTGAAAAAGGAAATCAAGCCGCCGCGCCGCAGACCAGGCTTTACGTCCGGGGTGGTGCGTTAGGAGCTGGTCGCGTCATTCTTGCGCAAGCGATGCGATGGACTGGATTGCTTCGTCGCTGGCGGGACGACGCGGCGCGTCGCCCTGAACTCCTCGCAATGACGACGAATTCCCCTCGTATTTTTCTAGAGCCTTTTCGCTTCTGATGGAATCAGAAGCGGGCTCTATGATTTTGATTTGACGCGTTTTCTTCATGCGAACCGGTAACCACTTCGCTCGAAAACACTCTAATGCACCGCCGTGAAAAAACGTGCGAGGCGGAAGCCCGAGAGCCAGGTCCAGACCGGCTGGCTGCGGATGCCCATATCCCATGAACCGACGATGGCATCGACCCGGCCGACCAGGTTGTCGGTCGGGAGCAGACCGACGCCGCCCTGGCTGACGGGCACGCGGCTGTCTGCGGAGTTGTCGCGGTTGTCGCCCATCACGAACAGATGGCCCGGCGGCACCGTCACCTCCACCGTGTCGTCGAGCCGGCCGTTGTCGTGAATCTTGAAAATGGGGTGCGAGATGCCGCCCGGCAGCGTTTCCACGTAACGACGCGCCGGCTCGCTGGAGCCGTTGTCGTCCTCGGCCTCGCCGAGACCATCCGGTTTCAGCGCCGTCGCCTGGCCGTTGATCCAGACCTGACCGCCGCGCATCTGGATGCGGTCGCCGGGCAGGCCGATGACGCGCTTCACCCAGACCTGCGAGCGGTCGCCGGGCCAGCGGAAGACCACGACATCGCCGCGTTTGGGCAGTTCGCCGAAAACGCGCGATGTCTCGGGAAACGAAACATGGATCGGCAGCGAGGCGGTGCTGTAGCCGTAAGGGTATTTCGACGCCAACAGCGCGTCGCCGATCAGCAGCGTCGGCTCCATCGACGCCGACGGCACATAGAACGGCTCGGCGAGCGCGCCCTTCGCGACCAGCACCACCAGCACGATCGCCGCAATCTGGACGATCTGTCCGCCCCAGCGCCGGACCGTCGATGGCGTTGATGTTTCCGCGCTCATCCGCCCGTTCCTCCGACCGTGATCCGTTCCATTCGCAGCGTCGGCTGGCCGACGCCGACCGGCACACCCTGGCCGTTCTTGCCGCAGGTGCCGATGCCGTCGTCAAGCGCGATATCGTTGCCGATCATGGTGATGCGGTGCAGGTCGGTCGGCCCGTTGCCGATCAGCATCGCGCCCTTCAGCGGCGCGCCGATCTTGCCGTTCTCGATCTTGTAGGCCTCGGTGCACTGAAACACGTATTTGCCCGAGGTGATGTCGACCTGGCCGCCGCCGAAATTGGCGGCGTAGATTCCGTTTTTCACCGAGGCGAGAATTTCCGCGGGGTCGCGATCGCCCGCCGGCATATAGGTGTTGGTCATGCGCGGCATCGGCACGTGAGCGTAGTCCTGACGGCGGCCGTTGCCGGTGGGCTTCATGCCCATTAGCCGCGCGTTCTGGCGGTCCTGCATGTAGCCGATCAGGACGCCGTCCTCGATCAGCACGGTGCGGCCGGTCGGCGTGCCCTCATCATCGATTGAAAGTGAGCCGCGCCGCGCCGAAATGGTGCCGTCGTCGACGACGGTGACGCCTCTGGCCGCGACCTGCTGCCCCATCAGTCCCGCGAAGGCCGAGGTTTTCTTGCGGTTGAAGTCGCCTTCGAGGCCGTGTCCCACCGCTTCATGCAGCATCACGCCGGGCCAGCCGGGACCGAGCACCACGTCCATCTCGCCGGCGGGCGCGGGCACCGATTCCAGATTGACCAGCGCCTGACGGATCGCGCCGTCCGCGGCCGACCGCCATGCCTTGGTCTCGATGAAGCGGGCATAGCCCTCGCGGCCGCCATAGCCATGGCTGCCGGTTTCCTGCCTGTCACCTTGTCCGGCAACGACGGAAATGTTCACCCGCACCAGCGGCCGGATATCGCGATAGCTTTCGCCGTCCGGCCGCATGATTTCGACGACCTGCCATGTCGCGCCGAGGCTGACGGACACCTGACGCACCCGCGGATCCTTGTCGCGGACATAGGCGTCGATCTCAGTAAGCAGCTTGACCTTGGTCTCGAAGCCGAGGCCGTCGAGCGGATTGTCGTCGACGTAGAGCCGTACATTGGTATGGGCGGGAGCGGCCGCGAATGTCCCCTGGTAGCCGCCGCGCACGGCGCCGACGGCATCGGCGGCGCGGATCAGCGCGGGCAGCGAAACGTCGGACGAATGGGCGTAGCCGACGGCATCGCCCTTGACGGCGCGAAGCCCGAAGCCTTGCGAGGTATCGTAGGTCGCCTGCTTGAGCCGGCCGTTGTCGAACATCAGCGCTTCGCTCTGGCTGTATTCCAGAAACAGTTCGCCGTCGTCCGCGCCTTTGAGGCCCCGCGCCACTTCATCGCGAACGGAATCGCGGTCGAGATCGGCGCGGTCGAGCAGGGACGTAGCGGCGGGACTGGTCATGCGGACTCCAGATTCAACATTCAACGCGGATATGCGGCCGTTCCGTGTCGTCCGAAGCGGTCAAGAATCAAGATAGGCATGATGGCCGCAAAAAGGGAGGCTCTTTGCAAACCTAGAGCCTTTTCGCTTCCGATGGAATCAGAAGCGGGCTCTATGATTTTGATTTGACGCGTTTTCTTCACGCGAACCGGTATCCACTTCGCTCGAAAACGCTCTAAATCGCTACGGCAGCTTGTCGTAACCTTCGCCGAGCCCGTTCAGGCTGAGCGGGAAGCCGATGCCTTCCTCGGGCGTTTCGAAGATGATGAACGTCGCCGTCTTGGCGCTACGCAACTGCCCCAGCAGTTTGTCGTCCAGCACGACCTCGGCGACGCAGCCGTTGGGCAGGCAGCGCACGAACCCGGCGCGGCCGACGTCGACGTTGTCGAGTTTCAGGCCGAGACCGGAGGGCAGCAGCACGCCGAGCGGCGCCACCACCCGCATCAGCCGGCTTTTCTGGTCGGCGGTCTTGAGCACGATCACGGTCAGGCCGGCGTTGGAGCGGTCCTCCGCCACCACGCTCTGGATCAACGCGCATTGCTCGGCTTTGGCGCCGGGCGGGGTGTCACAGCGGATTTGCCAGTCGCCATGGACTGATTTGACGGCCCCCTGGGCGCAGGCTGCGCCGGCAAAGCCCAGAACGATAAGGGCGGCGATCCAGCCCGTCAGCACGCGGGTCGGCTGACGTTTCGCAACCGCTATGCGTCCTGGCGCATGCCTGATATGCCGTTTCGAAGGCCTCATCCGGGTCGATCCCTTAGCTCTCGCATGCGTACCTTGGCGCGCCGGCCCGACGGGCAATGACGGCGCTTGAGGCGGTCCCCGGCCCGGATCAGCCCGAACCGCAGCCACCGTAAAGCGGCCGCGCCTGTGCCTACATCGGAGAATCCGCCTGTCAAGCGCGCCCGGCAGCAAAAGACGCGTTTGCGCTCTGTTTTGTCAGCCAAATGCGTTTATCAGCCAAATGCGCCGGACCGCGGTTCGAAGGCATCGCTCGACTCGCTGTCCTTGGTCCTTGCGAGGGACGACAAATTATGATTTGAGAGAGCGGCTTTGGACGCATTCTAGCTCAACGGCCCCGCAGGCTGTTCGCGGAAGCGTCATGTCGACCAGCAGCCTTGCCGCCGGCGGGAACTGCTTAAGGGGTTAGTTTAGGGTTTTTATATGACAAGGAGCGCGAGCGGCATGAAGATGTCGAAGGGCCAGATTGGTCGCCGGTTTAGCCGCCGGTTTCTGGGGGTAGCGTTTGGAATGGCGGCGCTGGCCGCTGGTGGATCGGTTTCTGCAGAGGAACTGGTCGGTCAACCGAATGCGTGGGGGCTTGACCTTCAAGCGGCGGCGTCGCCGGTGATGGAAAGCATCGCGAAGATGCACAGTGGGCTTGTGGTCGTGATCACGCTGATCACGCTGCTCGTGACGGCGCTTTTGGTGGTGGCGATGTTGAAGTTCAACGCGCGGGCCAACCCGGTGCCGTCGAAGACGACCCACAACACGATGATCGAGGTTGCGTGGACGATCATCCCGGTTTTGATTTTGGTTGGCATTGCGGTGCCGTCGTTCCGGCTGCTGTTCGAGCAGCTTGACATTCCGAAGGCCGACCTGACGGTGAAGGCGACCGGCAAGCAGTGGTACTGGAGCTACACCTATCCGGACAATGGCAAGTTCGAGTTCGACTCGCTGATGGCGGAGGACAAGAAGCCGCGGATGCTGGCCGTCGACAACGAGATGGTGGTTCCGGTGAACAAGGTGGTCGTGGTTCAGGTGACCGGGGCCGACGTGATTCATTCTTTTGGAGTTCCTGCGTTCGGCATCAAGGTGGATGCGATTCCGGGCCGTCTCAACGAGACCTGGTTCAAGGCCACCAAGACCGGCATGTTCTACGGCCAGTGCTCGGAGTTGTGCGGCCGGGATCACGCCTTCATGCCGATCGCGGTGCGGGTGGTGAGCGAGCAGGATTTTGCGGCCTGGGTTGAAACCGCGAAGAAGAAGTTTGCTTCGAACCCGGCGAACGCGGTGGCCTCGGCTGCCGACGTGATGCACTAGGCGCCGGCGTCAGGAGATTTTCTGACGAGGGCGACAACTTAAGGTTCGAAGGACTTCAAGGGACGAAAGACAGGATTAGACAATGGCAACAGCAACTGCTCACGATCATGCGCACGACGACGACCACGCGCACCACCCGACCGGGTGGCGGCGCTTTGCGTATTCGACCAATCACAAGGACATCGGGACCATGTACCTGGTGTTCGCCCTCGTTGCGGGGCTCATCGGCGGCCTGATGTCGATGGGCATCCGGGCGGAGCTGATGTTTCCCGGCGTGCAGGTTTTCCATCCTGCTCACGAGTACAACGTGTTTGTGACCAATCACGGCCTGATCATGATCTTCTTCATGGTGATGCCGGCGATGATCGGCGGCTTCGGCAACTGGTTCGTGCCGCTGATGATCGGGGCGCCGGACATGGCGTTTCCGCGCATGAACAACATCTCGTTCTGGCTGCTGCCGGCGGCGCTTGCGCTGCTGCTGATCTCGACGTTCGTGGAGGGCGAGCCGGGCTCCAGCGGTGCTGGCACGGGCTGGACGCTGTATCCGCCGTTGTCGACGAGCGGTCATCCGGGTCCGGCGGTGGACTTCGGCATTCTGTCGATCCATCTGGCCGGTGCCTCCTCGATTCTCGGCGCGATCAACTTCATCACCACGATCTTCAACATGCGCGCGCCTGGCATGACCATGCACAAGATGCCGCTGTTCGTATGGTC
Protein-coding sequences here:
- the tldD gene encoding metalloprotease TldD translates to MTSPAATSLLDRADLDRDSVRDEVARGLKGADDGELFLEYSQSEALMFDNGRLKQATYDTSQGFGLRAVKGDAVGYAHSSDVSLPALIRAADAVGAVRGGYQGTFAAAPAHTNVRLYVDDNPLDGLGFETKVKLLTEIDAYVRDKDPRVRQVSVSLGATWQVVEIMRPDGESYRDIRPLVRVNISVVAGQGDRQETGSHGYGGREGYARFIETKAWRSAADGAIRQALVNLESVPAPAGEMDVVLGPGWPGVMLHEAVGHGLEGDFNRKKTSAFAGLMGQQVAARGVTVVDDGTISARRGSLSIDDEGTPTGRTVLIEDGVLIGYMQDRQNARLMGMKPTGNGRRQDYAHVPMPRMTNTYMPAGDRDPAEILASVKNGIYAANFGGGQVDITSGKYVFQCTEAYKIENGKIGAPLKGAMLIGNGPTDLHRITMIGNDIALDDGIGTCGKNGQGVPVGVGQPTLRMERITVGGTGG
- a CDS encoding invasion associated locus B family protein, with product MRPSKRHIRHAPGRIAVAKRQPTRVLTGWIAALIVLGFAGAACAQGAVKSVHGDWQIRCDTPPGAKAEQCALIQSVVAEDRSNAGLTVIVLKTADQKSRLMRVVAPLGVLLPSGLGLKLDNVDVGRAGFVRCLPNGCVAEVVLDDKLLGQLRSAKTATFIIFETPEEGIGFPLSLNGLGEGYDKLP
- the lepB gene encoding signal peptidase I — translated: MSAETSTPSTVRRWGGQIVQIAAIVLVVLVAKGALAEPFYVPSASMEPTLLIGDALLASKYPYGYSTASLPIHVSFPETSRVFGELPKRGDVVVFRWPGDRSQVWVKRVIGLPGDRIQMRGGQVWINGQATALKPDGLGEAEDDNGSSEPARRYVETLPGGISHPIFKIHDNGRLDDTVEVTVPPGHLFVMGDNRDNSADSRVPVSQGGVGLLPTDNLVGRVDAIVGSWDMGIRSQPVWTWLSGFRLARFFTAVH
- the coxB gene encoding cytochrome c oxidase subunit II; its protein translation is MKMSKGQIGRRFSRRFLGVAFGMAALAAGGSVSAEELVGQPNAWGLDLQAAASPVMESIAKMHSGLVVVITLITLLVTALLVVAMLKFNARANPVPSKTTHNTMIEVAWTIIPVLILVGIAVPSFRLLFEQLDIPKADLTVKATGKQWYWSYTYPDNGKFEFDSLMAEDKKPRMLAVDNEMVVPVNKVVVVQVTGADVIHSFGVPAFGIKVDAIPGRLNETWFKATKTGMFYGQCSELCGRDHAFMPIAVRVVSEQDFAAWVETAKKKFASNPANAVASAADVMH
- a CDS encoding PAN domain-containing protein — protein: MSPLRALPSGYAVLRHVLKVHALKVGLILLAALSSIAGPVAPPAHAQTNFDRPGADYLRMPLRSGDPADCALACERDRRCRAWSFSYPSERSETAVCWLKNAVAPRIANPCCVSGVRGAGVIERRIGPVETSTDRSGGDYRGFEIKKDERADADQICRHACDADSKCRAWTYARPGYAGKAARCFLKKEIKPPRRRPGFTSGVVR